From a single Arachnia propionica genomic region:
- a CDS encoding shikimate dehydrogenase, with protein sequence MPVTSRPLRLMRCAVIGDPVEHSLSPAIHRAGYRINGLDWSYEAIRVAPGTLPKFIDSLTDPGWVGLSVTAPHKKDLLGLGEPDSISLMVQGGNTILLGEEPRVYNTDVPGFLKAWRNRGLEGISTAVIVGNGATARSLLVALSGLSVREVTVLARVPSRAAALCELGIALGIDITAQPMDASFRDVDLLASTVPTSATEKWAGAWAERAAVMFDAVYDPWPTPLASAADPDQPVVTGLELLAGQAVDQFRLLTGCELSFQEALSAATVELEARRCS encoded by the coding sequence GTGCCAGTCACATCAAGGCCGCTGCGTCTGATGCGCTGCGCCGTCATCGGAGATCCTGTCGAGCATTCGTTGTCCCCAGCGATCCATCGCGCGGGCTATCGTATCAATGGTCTCGACTGGAGCTATGAGGCGATTCGAGTTGCCCCCGGAACGCTGCCGAAGTTCATCGATTCCCTGACCGATCCCGGATGGGTCGGACTGAGCGTCACGGCACCCCATAAGAAGGATCTGCTCGGGCTGGGCGAGCCGGATTCGATCTCCCTCATGGTCCAAGGGGGCAACACGATTCTCCTGGGTGAGGAACCCCGCGTGTACAACACCGACGTGCCAGGGTTCCTCAAGGCCTGGCGGAATCGTGGCCTGGAAGGCATTTCCACGGCGGTTATCGTCGGCAACGGCGCCACCGCACGTTCCCTGCTGGTCGCGCTGTCGGGCCTGTCGGTTCGGGAAGTGACGGTGCTGGCCCGTGTGCCATCCCGGGCTGCGGCGCTGTGTGAGCTGGGAATCGCCCTCGGGATCGACATCACCGCGCAGCCGATGGATGCTTCGTTCCGGGACGTCGATCTGCTGGCCAGCACCGTTCCGACCTCGGCGACGGAGAAATGGGCCGGTGCCTGGGCCGAACGGGCTGCGGTGATGTTCGACGCCGTCTACGATCCCTGGCCGACCCCCCTGGCCAGTGCCGCCGATCCTGATCAGCCGGTGGTCACGGGGCTGGAGCTGCTGGCCGGGCAGGCCGTGGACCAGTTCCGGCTCCTGACGGGATGCGAGCTGAGCTTCCAGGAAGCTCTGTCCGCCGCCACGGTCGAACTCGAAGCCCGTCGGTGCAGCTGA
- the aroB gene encoding 3-dehydroquinate synthase: MIIPVNSSSAPYEVHIAPGALDRLGEVLGDAARVAVIVPEPLMALAERARKHCQDRQVTTITIPDAEAAKTPAVLARCWDELATAGFTRSDLVVGLGGGTATDVAGFVAASWLRGIDFISVPTTVLGMVDAAIGGKTGINLSAGKNLVGAFHEPRSVICDPELLYELPKEEVVSGLAEVVKCGFISDAEILRLMDSDLHGALDVTSETFTELVGRAVTVKAGVVAMDLKERTSCSGSVGREALNYGHTLGHAVEAHAGFRLRHGQAISIGMVWIAEVSRRLLGLEAALAADHSRLLSALGLPVAHAPEAWPELRRLMQLDKKTRGRELRLVGLAAQGQPVILTSPDESEIADSYAAVSERG; the protein is encoded by the coding sequence GTGATCATTCCGGTGAACAGCAGTAGCGCTCCCTACGAGGTACACATCGCCCCCGGTGCGCTGGATCGGCTCGGTGAGGTGCTCGGCGATGCCGCGCGGGTGGCAGTCATTGTTCCTGAGCCCCTGATGGCTCTCGCGGAAAGGGCCAGGAAGCACTGTCAGGACCGGCAGGTGACCACGATCACCATTCCTGATGCCGAGGCTGCCAAAACCCCCGCGGTGTTGGCGAGATGCTGGGACGAACTGGCCACGGCCGGTTTCACGCGCAGCGATCTGGTGGTTGGGCTGGGAGGAGGCACTGCCACCGATGTGGCGGGTTTCGTGGCCGCCAGTTGGCTGCGCGGGATCGATTTCATCAGTGTCCCAACCACAGTGCTCGGTATGGTCGATGCCGCGATCGGGGGGAAGACCGGCATCAATCTGTCGGCGGGCAAGAACCTGGTCGGGGCCTTCCATGAACCGAGAAGCGTGATCTGTGATCCAGAGCTGCTGTATGAACTCCCCAAGGAGGAGGTTGTTTCCGGGCTGGCCGAGGTGGTCAAGTGCGGTTTCATCTCGGATGCCGAGATCTTGCGTTTGATGGATTCGGACCTTCATGGCGCCCTCGACGTCACCTCGGAAACCTTCACCGAGCTCGTGGGTCGTGCAGTCACTGTGAAAGCCGGTGTGGTGGCCATGGATCTGAAAGAACGTACTTCCTGCAGTGGTTCTGTGGGTCGGGAAGCCTTGAATTACGGCCACACGCTGGGACATGCCGTCGAGGCACATGCGGGTTTCCGGCTGCGTCACGGTCAGGCCATCTCCATCGGGATGGTCTGGATCGCCGAGGTCAGCCGGCGGTTGCTGGGATTGGAAGCCGCCCTGGCCGCCGATCATTCCAGATTGCTGAGCGCTCTCGGGTTGCCTGTCGCTCACGCCCCGGAGGCGTGGCCTGAACTTCGTCGCCTCATGCAGCTCGACAAGAAAACGCGTGGGCGGGAATTGCGTCTGGTAGGACTCGCTGCTCAGGGACAGCCAGTCATCCTGACCAGTCCGGATGAGAGCGAAATCGCCGATTCCTACGCCGCGGTTTCCGAGCGGGGGTAG
- the aroC gene encoding chorismate synthase, with product MLRYLTAGESHGQALIATMEGIPAHVRVGEAEISAALSRRRLGVGRGARMKFEADTLTLLGGFRHGETLGSPIAIMIGNTEWPKWETVMAPGEVDAEQLATQARNTPLTRPRPGHADLAGMQKYDFPEARPILERASARETAARVALGAVAAAFLDQALEIGIVSHVVELGGVRATRTDLPRVADRTAIDADPTRCFDAEAAAAMAAEVEECRKAGDTLGGVVEVVVWGLPPGLGSHIQGDRRLDSRLAGALMGIQAIKGVEFGDGFELARRRGSAAHDEIFPTDEGITRTTHNSGGVEGGMSTGEVLRVRAAMKPIATVPRALHTLDVSTGQPAMAHHQRSDVCAVPAAGVVAEAVTALVLAEVALEKFGGDSLAETRRNRDTYLADVAARGLGVRG from the coding sequence ATGCTGCGTTACCTCACGGCCGGGGAGTCACACGGCCAGGCTCTGATCGCCACCATGGAAGGCATCCCGGCCCATGTCCGCGTGGGAGAAGCGGAGATCTCTGCTGCCCTGTCCAGAAGACGTCTCGGGGTCGGGCGAGGGGCGCGCATGAAATTCGAGGCAGACACGCTGACCCTGCTGGGCGGTTTCCGGCACGGCGAAACCCTTGGCTCGCCGATCGCCATCATGATTGGAAACACGGAATGGCCCAAGTGGGAGACCGTGATGGCCCCCGGTGAGGTGGATGCCGAACAGCTCGCCACCCAGGCACGTAACACCCCGCTCACCCGGCCCAGGCCCGGTCACGCCGACCTGGCCGGGATGCAGAAATACGATTTCCCCGAGGCCCGCCCCATCCTGGAACGCGCCTCGGCCCGTGAAACCGCGGCGCGTGTGGCACTTGGTGCCGTGGCTGCGGCTTTTCTCGACCAAGCACTGGAAATCGGCATCGTCAGCCACGTCGTAGAACTTGGCGGGGTTCGAGCAACCCGTACCGATCTGCCCCGTGTCGCGGACCGCACGGCAATCGACGCCGACCCCACCCGCTGCTTCGATGCAGAGGCAGCAGCGGCCATGGCAGCGGAGGTCGAGGAGTGCCGCAAGGCGGGCGACACCCTCGGCGGGGTGGTCGAGGTGGTCGTGTGGGGTTTGCCCCCCGGTCTCGGTTCCCACATCCAGGGGGATCGTCGACTCGATTCCCGGCTCGCCGGGGCCCTGATGGGGATCCAAGCCATCAAGGGGGTGGAGTTCGGTGATGGCTTCGAACTGGCCAGGCGCCGCGGTTCCGCCGCCCACGACGAAATCTTCCCCACCGATGAGGGCATCACCCGCACTACCCACAACTCGGGAGGTGTGGAGGGCGGTATGTCTACCGGGGAGGTGCTCCGGGTACGTGCCGCGATGAAGCCGATAGCCACCGTCCCTCGGGCTCTGCATACCCTCGATGTCTCGACGGGTCAGCCTGCGATGGCCCATCACCAACGCTCCGACGTGTGTGCGGTTCCGGCGGCTGGAGTGGTGGCTGAGGCTGTGACTGCGCTGGTGCTGGCGGAGGTCGCCCTTGAGAAATTCGGTGGCGATTCCCTCGCGGAGACCCGCCGCAACCGGGATACCTACCTGGCAGATGTCGCTGCCCGCGGCCTGGGAGTGCGAGGGTGA
- the alaS gene encoding alanine--tRNA ligase, with product MKTSEIRSRFIDFFARHDHTVVPSASLLYNDPTLLFINAGMVPFKPYFMGEEPTPYSRAASVQKCVRTLDIDEVGKTTRHGTFFQMMGNFAFGDYFKEGAINYAWELITTEVPNGGLGFHPDQIWVTALQGDEETIALWRRAGIPRDRIQERGFKDNYWHMGVPGPGGPCSEIYIDRGPEFGPDGGPEADEDRFLEIWNLVFQQEEITNVTAKDKFDVVKPLVTQNIDTGSGLERIAYLLQGVANMYETDEVYPVIAKVAELSGRTYGADPDDDVRFRVVADHIRSSLMLMTDGVTPGNEARGYVLRRLLRRSIRAMRLLGVDAPVLGELLPVSRDVMSVSYPEINDSWARISEISEHEEASFRRTLSAGTQIFDLAVGRVKQAGAKELPGDEAFQLHDTYGFPIDLTLEMAAEAGLGVDRARFSELMREQKERARADAKAKKGGATSLEAYKKIREGHETPFVGYRELEHETKVIGIVSGGQVVTSAGDGQVVELVLAETPFYAESGGQDSDAGRIAGDGWSAEVLDVQRPVPGLVVHRVQLFGDLGEGAVAHAAVDPAARHAASQAHTATHIVHAALRELVGQTATQAGSYNKPGYLRFDYSATHAMSEALRLEVEQRANQAIRDSFDVTASQMKLEEAKALGAMAMFGEKYPSVVRVVEFAGPWSRELCGGTHVANTAQIGVLNLLSESSIGSGVRRVEALVAQDAFERFAAERALVATLTDNLRVQPEKLVERVDKLLGQLKAAEKQIASLQAEKLLARSGELAGAARTVGEVRLVAESLPGIAGGDLRTLALDIRERLGAEPAVVALFGGGGAKAVGVVATNAAARDVGVHAGQLISAACRAMGGKGGGKDDLAQGGGSDPAAAPKAIAAVEEMLADRG from the coding sequence ATGAAAACCTCCGAAATCCGGAGCCGATTCATCGATTTCTTCGCGCGCCACGACCACACTGTCGTGCCGAGCGCGTCGCTCCTTTACAACGACCCCACCTTGTTGTTCATCAATGCCGGGATGGTTCCCTTCAAACCCTATTTCATGGGGGAGGAACCCACTCCCTACAGCCGAGCAGCCTCTGTTCAGAAGTGTGTGCGTACCCTGGACATAGACGAGGTGGGCAAGACCACCCGGCACGGCACGTTCTTCCAGATGATGGGGAATTTCGCATTCGGTGACTACTTCAAGGAAGGAGCCATCAACTACGCCTGGGAACTGATCACCACCGAAGTTCCCAACGGCGGTCTCGGATTCCATCCCGACCAGATCTGGGTGACCGCCCTGCAGGGCGATGAGGAGACCATCGCCCTGTGGCGGAGGGCCGGAATTCCGCGTGATCGCATTCAGGAGCGTGGTTTCAAGGACAACTACTGGCACATGGGGGTGCCTGGTCCGGGTGGTCCCTGCTCCGAGATCTACATCGACCGCGGACCCGAATTTGGTCCTGACGGCGGACCAGAAGCAGACGAGGACCGTTTCCTGGAGATCTGGAACCTGGTTTTCCAGCAGGAGGAGATCACCAACGTCACCGCCAAGGACAAATTTGATGTGGTCAAGCCCTTGGTCACGCAGAACATCGATACCGGCAGCGGCCTGGAACGCATCGCCTACCTGCTCCAAGGCGTGGCGAACATGTACGAGACGGATGAGGTCTACCCAGTCATCGCGAAGGTGGCGGAACTCTCGGGGCGCACCTACGGGGCAGACCCGGATGATGACGTGCGGTTCCGTGTGGTGGCGGACCACATACGTTCCTCGTTGATGCTGATGACCGACGGCGTCACCCCCGGCAACGAGGCCCGCGGCTACGTCCTGCGTCGTCTGCTGCGCCGCTCCATTCGGGCCATGCGGCTGTTGGGTGTCGACGCTCCGGTGCTCGGTGAGTTGCTGCCCGTCAGTCGAGACGTGATGAGTGTCTCCTACCCGGAGATCAACGACTCCTGGGCGAGGATCTCCGAGATCAGCGAACATGAGGAGGCCTCGTTCCGGCGCACGCTGTCCGCCGGGACACAGATCTTCGATCTCGCGGTGGGACGCGTCAAGCAGGCCGGCGCGAAAGAACTTCCCGGCGATGAGGCGTTCCAACTGCACGACACCTACGGTTTCCCGATCGACCTGACCCTCGAGATGGCTGCCGAGGCAGGACTCGGGGTGGATCGTGCCCGTTTCAGCGAGCTGATGCGTGAGCAGAAGGAACGGGCCCGTGCTGACGCGAAGGCCAAAAAGGGTGGGGCCACCAGCCTTGAGGCCTACAAGAAGATTCGTGAGGGACACGAAACCCCCTTCGTCGGATACCGGGAACTCGAACACGAGACGAAGGTGATCGGCATCGTCTCCGGAGGCCAGGTGGTCACTTCCGCTGGCGACGGGCAGGTCGTCGAACTCGTACTGGCTGAAACCCCCTTCTACGCCGAGTCCGGCGGCCAGGACTCTGACGCGGGACGGATCGCCGGTGACGGCTGGTCTGCTGAGGTGCTTGATGTTCAGCGTCCTGTTCCGGGCCTGGTTGTGCATCGGGTCCAGTTGTTCGGTGATCTCGGTGAGGGGGCGGTGGCGCACGCCGCCGTGGACCCGGCGGCCAGGCACGCCGCGTCGCAGGCACACACCGCCACCCACATCGTTCACGCCGCGCTGCGGGAACTGGTGGGACAGACCGCAACCCAGGCCGGTTCCTACAACAAGCCGGGCTACCTGCGCTTCGACTATTCGGCGACCCACGCCATGAGCGAGGCCCTGCGGTTGGAAGTCGAGCAGCGCGCCAACCAGGCCATCCGGGATTCCTTCGACGTGACCGCCAGCCAGATGAAACTGGAGGAGGCCAAGGCTCTGGGGGCAATGGCTATGTTCGGCGAGAAATATCCATCGGTTGTGCGCGTGGTGGAGTTCGCAGGCCCGTGGTCGCGGGAACTGTGCGGCGGAACGCACGTCGCCAACACCGCCCAGATCGGGGTGCTGAACCTGCTCAGTGAATCCTCCATCGGTTCCGGGGTGCGCCGCGTCGAGGCCCTCGTCGCGCAGGATGCGTTCGAACGGTTCGCAGCGGAACGGGCCCTCGTGGCAACCCTCACAGACAACCTCCGGGTCCAACCGGAGAAGCTCGTGGAACGGGTCGACAAACTGCTCGGCCAGTTGAAGGCAGCGGAGAAACAGATCGCTTCCCTCCAGGCGGAGAAACTGCTGGCCCGCTCCGGGGAGCTCGCAGGAGCAGCCCGAACGGTCGGCGAGGTCAGGTTGGTGGCTGAGTCTCTCCCCGGTATCGCCGGCGGTGATTTGCGGACCCTCGCCCTGGACATCCGGGAACGACTGGGTGCGGAACCCGCAGTCGTGGCTTTGTTCGGCGGTGGGGGAGCAAAAGCGGTCGGTGTGGTGGCCACCAATGCAGCAGCCCGTGACGTGGGCGTTCACGCTGGCCAGCTGATTTCTGCTGCCTGCCGCGCCATGGGCGGCAAGGGCGGTGGCAAGGACGACCTCGCCCAAGGAGGCGGTTCTGATCCGGCGGCGGCTCCGAAAGCGATCGCCGCGGTTGAGGAGATGCTGGCTGATCGTGGCTGA
- the mltG gene encoding endolytic transglycosylase MltG: protein MSPTFVDNDGQPDWRKIGYHARSAFAVLLSVVVLFGGGWFVVHKVHEAWIAWRTESDYIGEGKDEVVVVIPKDATVTQIGDVLVENGVIKSTRTFQSVVGRQPGMGSKLQAGRFRLRTELPAETALAMLVEPTNRVALKVTIPEGRVRTQQWEILAKELGLTEEQLTAAASDHKEMGLPEWAGGDGNLEGFLFPETYEVEEPVNASGVLKQQVNQFNKVASTIKLEEGAKKLEKTPYEVLIAASIVEKEAARPEDRPKIAQVLYNRLGKDMPLQFDSTVHYAIGEFSHVTTTPEDRATDSPYNTYKVKGLPPTPISNPGQAAIEAALNPSGDDFLYFTTVDLDTGETRYSKDEAGHAENVELFQQWCQSHQGRCV from the coding sequence GTGAGCCCCACCTTCGTCGACAACGACGGCCAACCGGACTGGCGCAAAATCGGCTATCACGCCCGCAGTGCTTTCGCGGTTCTGCTCTCAGTCGTGGTGTTGTTCGGCGGCGGCTGGTTCGTCGTTCACAAGGTTCATGAGGCCTGGATCGCGTGGCGCACCGAGAGCGACTACATCGGTGAGGGCAAGGACGAGGTGGTCGTGGTGATCCCGAAAGACGCCACCGTCACGCAGATCGGTGATGTGCTCGTAGAGAATGGCGTTATCAAATCCACCCGCACTTTCCAGTCGGTGGTGGGACGCCAGCCCGGGATGGGATCCAAGCTTCAGGCGGGACGTTTCCGGTTGCGTACAGAGCTTCCGGCCGAGACCGCACTGGCGATGCTGGTTGAGCCGACCAACAGGGTTGCGCTGAAGGTGACGATTCCCGAGGGACGGGTCCGGACGCAACAGTGGGAGATTTTGGCCAAGGAGCTCGGGCTCACGGAGGAACAACTGACCGCGGCTGCTTCGGATCACAAGGAAATGGGTCTGCCGGAGTGGGCAGGTGGTGACGGCAATCTGGAAGGTTTCCTCTTCCCCGAGACCTATGAGGTGGAAGAACCCGTGAATGCCTCTGGGGTCCTGAAACAGCAGGTGAACCAGTTCAACAAGGTTGCAAGCACCATCAAGTTGGAAGAAGGGGCCAAGAAACTCGAAAAAACCCCGTACGAGGTCCTGATCGCCGCATCCATCGTGGAGAAAGAAGCTGCACGTCCGGAGGACAGACCGAAAATCGCCCAGGTCCTCTACAACCGTTTGGGGAAGGACATGCCGCTGCAGTTCGACTCGACGGTGCACTACGCGATCGGGGAGTTCAGCCATGTCACGACAACCCCGGAAGACCGGGCTACGGACTCGCCCTACAACACGTACAAGGTCAAGGGCCTGCCACCCACACCGATATCGAACCCGGGACAAGCCGCCATCGAAGCCGCTCTGAATCCGAGTGGTGACGATTTCCTGTATTTCACCACTGTCGACCTCGACACTGGTGAAACCAGATACTCGAAGGACGAGGCGGGTCACGCGGAGAACGTGGAACTGTTTCAGCAGTGGTGCCAGTCACATCAAGGCCGCTGCGTCTGA
- the nusB gene encoding transcription antitermination factor NusB — protein sequence MAETVRYGTQTKARRVALDILYAAELRGRSIVETFIEARDLTAITVRELTTRIVHGVAEHQEEIDARVSAALDKSWTLERMPAVDRNLARIAVFEMDHTDTPGPVVIAEAVRLAQELSTDGSPGFLNGLLSKALSTKEANS from the coding sequence ATGGCTGAGACCGTTCGCTACGGCACCCAGACGAAGGCTCGGCGAGTTGCCCTCGACATCCTGTACGCCGCCGAGCTGCGGGGCCGGAGCATCGTCGAAACCTTCATCGAGGCCAGGGACCTGACCGCGATCACCGTGCGCGAGCTCACCACGAGAATTGTCCACGGCGTGGCCGAACACCAAGAGGAGATCGACGCGCGCGTCTCGGCCGCACTCGACAAGTCCTGGACCCTGGAGCGTATGCCGGCCGTTGATCGCAACTTGGCGAGAATCGCGGTCTTTGAGATGGATCACACAGACACCCCCGGGCCCGTCGTCATCGCCGAGGCGGTGCGGCTGGCGCAAGAGCTGTCAACTGACGGTTCACCCGGTTTCCTCAACGGTCTGCTGAGCAAGGCCTTGTCAACCAAAGAAGCAAACTCCTGA
- the carA gene encoding glutamine-hydrolyzing carbamoyl-phosphate synthase small subunit, whose amino-acid sequence MNSLPALLVLEDGRSFLGRSFGAQGEAFGELVFTTGMSGYQETLTDPSYRGQVVLATAPHIGNTGWNDEDDESARIQVAGYVVRDPAPRPSNWRSRRSLDAELADQGIVGICDIDTRALTRHIRSLGAMRVGISTRELDPDRLRARVLERPVMAGADLCGEVSTPKARIVPAVGERRFTVAAVDLGIKDMTPTQMAGRGMDVHVLPASTSFEEIAALEPDGVFFSNGPGDPATADGPVTVLRQVLAAGIPYFGICFGNQLFGRALGFGTYKLKFGHRGINQPVLDRTTGRVEITSQNHGFAVDAPLDRVVDTEFGQASVSHTGLNDDVVEGLELHRDGKLVAFSVQYHPEAAAGPHDANHLFDRFADLMERDRAH is encoded by the coding sequence ATGAATTCCCTTCCCGCGTTGTTGGTTCTGGAGGATGGGCGTTCATTCCTCGGGAGATCCTTCGGAGCACAGGGGGAGGCCTTCGGGGAACTGGTCTTCACCACCGGCATGTCCGGCTACCAGGAAACCTTGACCGACCCCTCCTACCGGGGCCAAGTGGTACTGGCCACCGCCCCGCACATCGGGAACACGGGCTGGAACGATGAAGATGACGAGTCGGCCCGAATCCAGGTGGCAGGATACGTGGTGCGCGACCCAGCGCCCCGTCCGTCGAACTGGCGAAGCCGCAGAAGTCTTGACGCGGAACTCGCGGACCAGGGAATCGTCGGAATCTGCGACATCGACACCCGGGCTCTGACCCGCCACATCCGCTCCCTGGGGGCGATGCGGGTAGGGATCTCGACCCGCGAGCTGGACCCGGACAGGCTGCGCGCCAGGGTGCTGGAGCGGCCTGTGATGGCGGGCGCAGACCTGTGCGGTGAAGTATCCACGCCCAAGGCCCGAATCGTTCCCGCGGTGGGGGAGCGGCGCTTCACGGTGGCGGCCGTGGACCTCGGTATTAAGGACATGACACCTACGCAGATGGCAGGCCGTGGCATGGATGTGCACGTCCTGCCCGCGTCGACGAGTTTCGAGGAGATCGCCGCGCTGGAACCCGATGGGGTTTTCTTCTCCAACGGTCCTGGCGACCCGGCCACCGCCGACGGGCCGGTGACTGTGCTGCGGCAGGTGCTCGCCGCGGGTATCCCGTACTTCGGGATCTGCTTCGGCAACCAGCTGTTTGGACGGGCTCTCGGGTTCGGCACGTATAAACTGAAATTCGGGCACAGGGGCATCAACCAACCAGTGCTTGACCGCACTACTGGGAGGGTTGAGATCACCTCGCAGAACCACGGGTTTGCCGTTGACGCCCCCCTGGACCGGGTAGTGGACACCGAGTTCGGGCAGGCGAGTGTCTCCCACACGGGTCTCAACGACGACGTTGTCGAAGGTCTCGAACTGCATAGGGATGGGAAACTGGTGGCATTTTCCGTCCAATACCACCCGGAGGCCGCGGCTGGGCCGCATGAC
- the efp gene encoding elongation factor P, which produces MVSTNDLKNGMVLDLNGELWQVQWFQHHKPGKGNTVVRSKLKHVLSGKIIDKTFNSDTKVDTATIDRRDMQYLYLDGEDYVFMDNTTYDQIHITADVVGDARFYLLDNQTATVALHEGTPLFIELPASVELEVTYTEPGLQGDRSTGGTKPATLETGKEIQVPLFITTGEKIKVDTRDGSYISRVNG; this is translated from the coding sequence GTGGTATCCACCAATGATCTTAAGAACGGAATGGTGCTGGACCTGAACGGTGAGCTGTGGCAGGTGCAGTGGTTCCAACACCACAAGCCGGGCAAGGGCAACACCGTCGTCAGGTCAAAGCTGAAGCACGTGCTCTCGGGCAAGATCATCGATAAGACATTCAACTCCGACACCAAGGTGGACACTGCCACCATTGACCGCCGAGACATGCAGTACCTCTACCTCGATGGTGAGGACTACGTGTTCATGGACAACACCACCTACGACCAGATCCACATCACCGCTGATGTTGTGGGGGATGCTCGTTTCTACCTGTTGGATAACCAGACTGCGACTGTTGCGCTGCACGAGGGAACACCTCTGTTCATCGAGCTTCCCGCCAGTGTGGAACTGGAAGTCACCTACACCGAACCCGGCCTGCAGGGGGACCGTTCCACCGGTGGAACCAAGCCCGCCACCCTGGAAACCGGCAAGGAGATCCAGGTCCCGCTGTTCATCACCACGGGCGAGAAGATCAAGGTCGACACCCGCGACGGATCCTACATCTCCCGGGTGAATGGCTGA
- a CDS encoding shikimate kinase, which produces MTIVLVGAPGSGKSTVGAELAGLLGKSFTDVDARIEETVGKPVAEIFADDGEARFRALEESTALELLETGQVVSLGGGAVMNPRIREALAGHDVIWLEVSIQQASRRIGLHAVPLALGNLRGRLIKLLRERTPVYEAVSTTRVDTDRRAPGEIAMELAEARRQS; this is translated from the coding sequence GTGACCATCGTGCTCGTCGGCGCCCCCGGCTCGGGGAAAAGCACGGTCGGGGCGGAGCTCGCGGGCCTGCTCGGGAAGTCCTTCACCGATGTGGATGCCCGGATCGAGGAAACGGTGGGTAAACCTGTCGCCGAGATCTTCGCGGATGACGGTGAGGCCCGTTTTCGTGCTCTGGAGGAATCGACTGCCCTCGAGCTGCTGGAGACCGGGCAGGTCGTGAGCCTGGGCGGGGGAGCAGTCATGAACCCCCGGATTCGCGAAGCCCTGGCGGGTCACGACGTCATCTGGCTGGAGGTTTCCATCCAGCAGGCCTCCCGTCGCATTGGGCTCCATGCTGTTCCGCTGGCGCTCGGCAACCTCCGGGGGAGGCTCATCAAGCTGCTTCGAGAACGCACACCCGTCTATGAGGCGGTTTCAACCACCCGTGTCGATACCGACCGGCGTGCCCCCGGAGAAATCGCCATGGAACTCGCCGAAGCCAGGAGGCAGTCGTGA
- the ruvX gene encoding Holliday junction resolvase RuvX translates to MAELGRLGIDWGKARIGVAASNPRTSFAYPVETVRANGSEVKRLKELVGEYEPELIYVGLPLTLSGQRSFAAQFVVEKASLLAAAVPGVSIRLVDERMSTAGASRSLGGAGRSSRQQRRIIDQAAAVEILQRALDLEMASGRLAGEPLEQEDL, encoded by the coding sequence GTGGCTGAGCTGGGGCGTCTCGGGATCGATTGGGGCAAGGCGAGGATAGGCGTTGCGGCCAGCAATCCGCGCACCTCGTTCGCCTATCCAGTGGAAACGGTTCGCGCAAACGGTTCGGAAGTGAAACGGCTCAAAGAGCTGGTTGGGGAGTACGAACCCGAGCTGATCTACGTGGGGCTTCCCCTGACTCTGTCGGGGCAGCGTTCCTTCGCCGCCCAATTCGTGGTGGAGAAGGCCTCCCTGCTTGCCGCGGCGGTACCAGGCGTGTCGATCAGGCTTGTTGATGAGCGGATGAGCACGGCCGGGGCGTCACGTAGTCTTGGGGGAGCGGGCCGCAGTTCCCGGCAGCAAAGGCGGATCATAGACCAGGCCGCCGCGGTCGAGATCCTGCAGCGCGCGTTGGATCTGGAGATGGCCTCCGGCCGACTGGCCGGAGAGCCACTGGAACAGGAGGATCTGTGA